In Plasmodium chabaudi chabaudi strain AS genome assembly, chromosome: 9, the sequence GTGCTTGTAAGGTTTTCCAATCTTCTAATTCAGAATTGGTTTTTTctaccatttttttaattacatTTTCCATGCctaaatataatagttGCCATTCATTGTCAACtttctttaaatattttttccatcgTCTTCTTTTCCAATATTCTGTCAAGTGGCTATAAGATGCtgagtttttttttattttaacaatttCATTAGATCTGGCTTGAGATTTGTCTAAACGCACTAAATCCTTATTCATTgatgtattttttgtagATTTCTTGGAAGTTTCTCCAGTCGATGCATTACCATTTTCATATCTGTAACCTTCAAGTGCCTCATCGTCAATATAATCATCTCCATCACTATAGTCATCATCGCTAATATCATCATCACTGTGTTCTCCTTTTTGTTTCCATTGTATTATCTTACTTTTGGACGTAGAAAATAAGGTTTTCAGTCGATGTTTCAAATTctaagaaatatatttaaaagaaaaaaaaataagatatatagaaagaatatttattttcttttaatgatcttataaatgaaatacatGCTAATATTACTAAAGGAAAAGAttgatttaaattatgCAAACAAAGGATTGTATAAATGGGGGCAATAATATGAATGTAAAAATAGATATGTAATAAAGTATAATAGATAAgcatatgtaaatatagattttttgatgtttttcttttatatatgttaccgaataaaatatttttttgtagaaAGCTAGAGACGAAAAAAGAACgaaaaaagatgaaaacatataatttacatTGGAGGTTGTAGTCTGAGGTCGTGGGAGTATATCTTTCATCCACGTTGGAGGAGCGCCATCTTGAATACATTGAAATGCTTCTTCGGGTCCAtccatgtttttttatgtgtaattttttttgtatatctaAAAATAGATTTCTTGAACTAGGGATATATAGTtagaaaattaaatatcACTAATTCGTTCTtctaaaaattgttttaattataatgcCACAATCTAACCTTGTTCATAcaataaacattttatatgaataaaagtTATTCTTCTAATGTATCTATATTCTTCTgattttacataaaaatatagaaatatatgGTTCTTGGTATACTACCAAAtaccaattttttaattaagcaattaaaaacaataagTATATCGTGGcgatcatataaaaaaaaattttaattaactaaaaattttatttctatatttatatatactatgtGTATCATAGAAGcatcataataaaaaccTATATACTATTGAAATAACGAATAAATCGTCATTTCAGGGTAGTTATtatgatgataattttatattttaatataaaaacataatgtgtatttatatttaaatattaattgttTGTcgttttttctattatatttctttttcgataattattatataatgatagTTATATaaccaaaaataaaaattattattatattttatattgtttcgacttattgttattattaataaataataaaattaccattattatttcttaattattaattatatatacatttttggTAATTactacaatttttatataattctatagaatatatgtgtttaatattttttatgacaCACACTtccatttaatttattatgcatttttaaaaattggaatactatttacaaaataaatatttttttatttttaaagggggcataatataataatgaaagaatatccatcattttttaatttattaattattttttaagcaaCAAAcctataatattttatataattatcgAATTTCTCATTATGCTagatttataataaattcgTCGAAAACAAGCACATAActaaaaatgaatacacaatataaatgttttattcattgtattttataattatttagttAATAgttgaatataatttttataataataatgattattattatagaaTGATAATGtgacatataattttattacctatagttatatgtattttttgttgataaaaaatgggatattaattataattaattataatataataaaatgaaaagaggGTGGGTTCATTTCAAACATACACACAATAATAGCATATTATTCTTGTAGATATAACttgaattaataataatatataattatataaatgtgaTATTATTTAGGAATGTTTGATAATAACTGAAAATGATTAATTTGCACAAATATTAAACTCATTTGATGTTAAGTTCTATTAATATTTCGAACCATTCGAATTGTATGCCCAAATGTATGtttaattcatatatacaattttgtaTAGTGAACCTATTTTACTAAcactataaatatatattcttatttGTTCATTATTAAGGATTCATAATtgttgtataatatatatgcatggtATTTATAGCGAAGCACTTTTTATGCtaccatttaaaaaaatataattacttGTAAAGCATTAAAGTGTTTTTTGCCTTATACAATTTATtagtatattaataaattataataattgtttACACTTATAAGTATAAATCTATAgtatttcataaataatgcACAAGTGGCATTTTATAAATCCTTTTAAATACCATTACAAATTTGGTTATAGGTTGTGtgcttaaaaaaacataaccAAGGGTAGAACTGATGGAGGTATCATATGTTGCATGAAATTAcaacattattataaatctttataaatatgatatatagcTTTAACttgtatatttaatgagaatgaaaaattttcacaaaaggcaaattgaaaaaggtttataatataaaaaatgtacaaataattttgtataataataagtGCTACTAatcttattattataataataatttcacAAATTAGATTCCATTTAggataatttttaattacatCGTCACAGATTAATAGAATAATGTGacttattaaaatatagataatgataaaaaataaaattggaaGATGTTAgaagaataaaaatgtgtcaatttttttcatcatttatataattctttaaatcgtcagaatattatttaattaattgtTAAGGGGAGTGAAAACTGCATTTAAGGATGTTGTCGGATTAATTTTtgttctattttttttagtgataaaattttatatatgggactgtataatataattcataGATACTATAATCTAAAATGGATGTATATGTGatatatagtatattaatttgaaataaatattataactacattttctttttctaaatatatagataatttattaaggCACCAATATAAAAGGCTTCAAATAATCACCAGAATGaataacattttataattttttttatatattgttatttaattattattagaaatgtgtttataattatttttttatttaattaaataatatgatattaattacttatttactatttttttttgactatttaatttttttttttgttttttgattcgttgaattttataaataatttgtttttcttaCAACACATTGCTTGCACATAGCAACTATGGTTATGTGATAGCAacttttgttattttatagaattaaatataaataaatatatattaaattattgttttatttggGATTTTCaagaattaataattattttattaaatatttaaattatatatatagtttatatttttttgaagcGTAATAAAgattaattattatctcGGAATGAGAAATAATATTGCAAggcataatatataagctaattttttatttaatttatataaaaaatattaatcgtataaatatgatgtGGCATAAACATTTGAAAAAGACTATGATTGGGTTATTTATCTTGCTTGGaggtaataaatatatttatgtatgttTATAATGTTCTTTTTATCGTGTATATAGaactaaatatatatgtaatatttcaccattttaatattctttaatttttatttaacattTATACGT encodes:
- a CDS encoding sporozoite and liver stage tryptophan-rich protein, putative gives rise to the protein MDGPEEAFQCIQDGAPPTWMKDILPRPQTTTSNVNYMFSSFFVLFSSLAFYKKIFYSNLKHRLKTLFSTSKSKIIQWKQKGEHSDDDISDDDYSDGDDYIDDEALEGYRYENGNASTGETSKKSTKNTSMNKDLVRLDKSQARSNEIVKIKKNSASYSHLTEYWKRRRWKKYLKKVDNEWQLLYLGMENVIKKMVEKTNSELEDWKTLQAHKWLQPNDLYAQYALLYKKISPSYEISKAIQQMGNLLKEKLYNHWSNLQEERENNIREWVIEQWHEWKNAKIISWLMRDWKRQENEKWVQWKNKHRYNMRSAPNKAEYMIWQKRTNIEKKQWMNWVRIKETHDIYTIEVICNKDKNIYKNSIIKWIDDIVEKFISNPQLSIWVESQRNKPRSGKRAFKTARVRNVSESSVEINA